One window of Triticum dicoccoides isolate Atlit2015 ecotype Zavitan chromosome 5A, WEW_v2.0, whole genome shotgun sequence genomic DNA carries:
- the LOC119304316 gene encoding probable LRR receptor-like serine/threonine-protein kinase At4g36180, whose translation MVALKGLAVRDNNLEGELPATITSLRNLQYLALSDNNFTGTIPPDLGKGLNLTVVSLGHNSFSGELPQSLCDGLKLQNFTAHRNNFSGRLPSCLKNCTALLRVLLEGNQFTGDISEVFGVHPNLEYLDVSGNQLTGNLSSSDWSQCTNLTRLHMNDNRISGNIHETFCGLTSLQDLDLSNNQLTGELPNCWWEFKLMVAMDLSKNRFSGELPISTSLGLKLQSLGLANNNFLGVFPSVIETCRSLVILDLGNNMFLGDIPSWVGTSVPLLTVLSLPSNNFSGVVPPELSQLSNLQVMDLSNNSFSGELHMDMPNHNCSLESFHIAGNGFMGAFPPFLQGCISLSTLDIGNNQFFGGIPTWIGSQLPSLKILRLRSNNFTGEIPTDLSSLLQLQLLDMANNSLTGSIPVAFGNLNSMRHNLPPSVQPIPVAFPVCHPSAC comes from the coding sequence ATGGTGGCCTTGAAGGGCTTGGCCGTCCGCGACAACAATCTCGAAGGCGAGCTTCCCGCTACCATCACATCGCTCAGGAATCTCCAATACCTCGCCCTGTCTGACAACAACTTCACCGGCACCATACCGCCGGACCTTGGCAAGGGGCTAAACTTAACCGTCGTGAGCTTGGGGCACAACAGCTTCTCCGGCGAGCTGCCGCAGAGTCTATGTGACGGTCTCAAGCTGCAAAACTTCACGGCACACCGCAACAACTTCAGCGGCAGGCTGCCATCGTGCCTCAAAAATTGCACGGCGCTGCTGCGGGTGCTGCTGGAAGGCAACCAATTCACCGGCGACATCTCCGAGGTGTTTGGTGTCCATCCCAACTTGGAATACCTCGATGTCTCGGGGAATCAGCTGACAGGCAACTTATCATCGTCTGATTGGTCACAGTGCACCAATCTTACACGCTTACACATGAACGATAATCGAATATCTGGCAACATTCATGAAACCTTCTGCGGATTGACATCTCTCCAGGATCTGGACCTATCAAATAACCAACTCACCGGGGAGCTCCCAAATTGCTGGTGGGAATTCAAACTTATGGTTGCTATGGATTTGTCCAAGAATAGATTTTCAGGTGAGCTTCCTATATCAACGAGCCTGGGCCTCAAACTCCAGTCCCTTGGTCTTGCTAACAATAACTTTCTTGGAGTTTTTCCATCCGTAATTGAAACCTGCAGATCACTCGTCATCCTAGATCTTGGGAACAACATGTTCTTGGGTGATATCCCCTCTTGGGTTGGAACGAGTGTTCCTCTTCTAACAGTTCTGAGCCTCCCATCCAACAACTTCAGTGGTGTCGTTCCACCCGAGTTATCCCAACTTTCTAATCTGcaagtcatggacctgtccaacaaCTCCTTCTCAGGTGAGCTCCACATGGACATGCCAAACCACAATTGCTCCCTTGAGTCGTTTCATATTGCAGGCAATGGCTTCATGGGCGCCTTCCCGCCGTTCCTCCAAGGCTGCATCTCCCTGTCCACCCTGGACATCGGGAACAACCAGTTCTTTGGTGGTATCCCTACATGGATTGGGAGTCAGCTTCCATCACTGAAAATCCTCAGACTTAGATCAAACAATTTCACCGGAGAAATCCCCACGGACTTATCAAGTCTTTTGCAACTCCAGCTGCTCGATATGGCCAACAATAGCTTGACAGGATCAATTCCGGTAGCCTTCGGAAACTTGAACTCCATGAGGCATAATCTTCCCCCATCTGTCCAACCAATTCCGGTAGCATTTCCAGTCTGCCATCCCTCAGCGTGTTAA